The genomic stretch TTAAAATAATATCCGGTTTCAGCGCTAGTGCCTTCTCAATCGCCACTTTTCCGTTCTCCGCCTCATCCGTTACTTCGATATCAGGCTGCGCAGAAAGGTAAGCCGCTACCCCAATACGCACCATCTCATGATCATCCACTAATAATACTTTGATCATTGCCGTCATCCCCCGCTTTCAAAATAGGTACTTTTACTTCCAGCCGCGTTCCTTCGCCTGGTAAACTCACAATCTTCAATGTTCCGCCAATCTCTGCTGCACGTTCATGCATGTTCTGCAGACCATAGGAACCTGTTTTTTCTTGATCCATCTTAAAGCCAACACCATCATCTTCAATGCGAAGGATAATGAGATCCTCTCTTTGGACGAGCAAGATTTGCGCTTTGTTTGCCTGTGCATGCCTTAAAATATTTGATACCGATTCTTGAAGAATACGAAACAGATGATCTTCGACTCCTTTAGCAAGAGGAATCGTTTCAATCTTCCATTTCAGTTCAATTGGTACCTTTTGTAGAAGCTCTTGTAAAAGCTCTTCCATTCCCTTCTGCAAGGATTTTCCGTTTAATGCAGCAGGACGAAGGTGCAGCAGAAGTGCTCTCATCTCAAGCTGTGTTTGATGAATCGTTTCTTCAACAAGCTTTAATTGATTGGTTTCACGTGTGTCTTCTTCTCTTCGTGTTTCATTCACAGCAGACATGATCATACTTGCAGCAAAAAGCTGCTGCGAAACAGAGTCGTGTAGTTCCCTCGCCAAACGATTTCTTTCTTGGGAAATAATCTCCTGAATCCGCTTCTCTTGATCGACCGCTTTTTCGGTAGCCAT from Bacillus sp. E(2018) encodes the following:
- a CDS encoding sensor histidine kinase; amino-acid sequence: MSTVLRHMFSGIVAAFAVAIFLGSIVYTIFPIDNWDFLLQKHLLDIPVAFVLPFLVLVMGAFFGLNSGITSRKQLNSISRTLKSIEDGRQVDMKEVDSLELRTITKRMEGIQKQLGEKIRQSQKMATEKAVDQEKRIQEIISQERNRLARELHDSVSQQLFAASMIMSAVNETRREEDTRETNQLKLVEETIHQTQLEMRALLLHLRPAALNGKSLQKGMEELLQELLQKVPIELKWKIETIPLAKGVEDHLFRILQESVSNILRHAQANKAQILLVQREDLIILRIEDDGVGFKMDQEKTGSYGLQNMHERAAEIGGTLKIVSLPGEGTRLEVKVPILKAGDDGNDQSIISG